Proteins encoded in a region of the Gemmatimonadales bacterium genome:
- a CDS encoding hemerythrin domain-containing protein — translation MDIRIPEPLKVEHEELHAELVALTKAPGKVGEAARNVAVLLHPHFVKEEEYALPPLGLLAPIAERGVTPEMRAVLPMTEQLKKDLPQMLAEHQQVVGALRTLAEVGRVEGRPDAERFAEKLRLHAETEEQVLYPAAMLVGEQVLARLGR, via the coding sequence ATGGACATCAGGATTCCTGAGCCGTTGAAGGTCGAACACGAGGAGCTGCACGCGGAGCTCGTGGCCCTCACCAAGGCCCCGGGCAAGGTCGGCGAGGCCGCCCGCAATGTCGCCGTGCTCCTGCACCCCCACTTCGTCAAGGAGGAGGAGTACGCGCTCCCACCGTTGGGGTTGCTCGCCCCCATCGCCGAGCGGGGCGTCACGCCGGAGATGCGAGCGGTGCTCCCCATGACGGAACAGCTGAAGAAGGACCTGCCGCAGATGCTCGCGGAGCACCAGCAGGTCGTCGGGGCGCTCCGGACGCTTGCGGAGGTGGGCCGAGTGGAGGGGCGACCGGACGCCGAGCGCTTTGCCGAGAAGCTCCGGCTGCACGCCGAGACCGAGGAGCAGGTGCTCTATCCTGCGGCCATGCTCGTCGGCGAGCAG